TCTAGCCGTTTGGGAAGACTGCATGGGGCAACCCCACCAAGTGGTCAGCATTGTTGGCTGTGAGGGCCGTGGGCTAGGGGCACGAGAGGTGGCGGGCGGGGGCCGCTATCGTGAGGCTGTAGCCTTGAATCCTCACCCGCAGAGTGCCAGGACCTGATCCGAGGCCTACTCCAGCTGCACCCACGAGCTCGCCTGGGCCTGCAGCAGGTGGCCACCCACCACTGGATGCTGCCTGCTGCACACGCGCTCTTCTGTACCACACTCTGCGCTATACCAGGTGTGGCAGGCCTACCTGGGTGGGTAGCTGGGAGGCTCCTTAGGGCCCCTCCTGACCCTCCCACTGCAATCCGTTGCAGAAAAAACAGAGAAGCCCCAGCTCCGAACATCACTGCACAATGTGGAGCCCAACGCGGACTCTGATCCCCCAAGGTCGCTCCTGCAACTGTGGCGGCCCCAGCTACAGGGCACCTCTTGTGAGAGTGCTTCTGGTCCGGCGCCTGAGCCCCCAGGGGCTTGCCCAAGACAAGGTGCAGACTCTGCCGGGCTTGAGCTCTGGAGCACGGAGACGGCCGGTCGCACCGTGGGTCGCTCCAGGCATCCACTGTTGCTATGCTCCATCCGGAGTGTGCCTGGGCACTACCCGGTTAGCTGAGGGTGGGCGGGAGGCCCCTCAGGACTGAGGACTGAGGACCAGGACTGAGGACAAGAGGGCTGGGGATGGGTGGGGGGGTGCTCTGtggagagaagcctggaagggcGGGGAAACGGATCCAGGGCAGAAGATGGCACTAGCTTTGGTGGGAGGCCCAGGAAGGGAATACAGGGGCCGAGGCCAGATAAAGCATTTATTCTATAGAGCCAAGGGTGTGGACTTCTCAATGCAGGAAGAGGGATGTTGGGGCATCTGGAAAACAGTCCACATACCTTCAGGCCGGAGCTTTAATTTAACTGGGGGGAGGGAGAATGAAGAGGGGACCACAGAAGAGGAAGGCACCTGGTATCCACAAAGAACTTGGCTTTGATCTGAGCTCCAGTAGAGCTGACCCCAGCTCTGGAAGTGGTCCCAGGACTGAGGACAAGAGGGCTGGGGATGGGTGGGGGGTGCTCTGCGGCGAGAAGCCTGGAAGGGCGGGGAAACAGGGATCCAGGGCAAAAGATGGCCCTAGCTTTGGTGGGAGGCCCAGGAAGGGAATACAGTGGGGTGAGGGACAGCCTGCTAGGCTTGGGGCCGTGGATTTGAAGGCACCACACATGGGGCCAACGGGCTCCAAAGGGGCAGAGCGTGGTCCAGGGGAAGACTTGGGCCAAAGGCAAGGCTTATTAGCTTGGTGGGCATGGGATCTGGGGGGCTAAGGCTCAGGGGAATTGAACAGGGAGAGAGCCTAGCTAGACAGGGAAGGTGGGAGCATCAGGTCGGTCCAGGACTGGGAAATAGCACTTGAAGTGCTCACAAAGGCccaagggctggggctgggcacaGGGAAGGTGCTGAGGGTGAAGAGGAGGCAGCACCAGCAAGCACTCCAAGGACAGGCCAGGGGGATGCAGCCCTGGGAGACCCTGACAGGCTGTGGCTGGTGAAACTCTCAACAGGTCAGCCCTTTGAGGCCAGGTCTCAGGCAGGGCCAGCCGAGAGCCCCCAGGATGGAGGGACTTGGGTTGGAACTGGCAGCAAGGGGCACTGCAAGCACCCAGACCCCTAGATCACCCCTGAGACTCATTGGGAAGTTCTAGCTGGCCCTTTAGGTCTGCCGCGTTTTTCTGTCCAGCCCTGCCAGCCCTCCGCCTGGAGACACCTGAGCGAGTCAGAGGTCTGGGCCAGCCCTGGCTGAACAGTCCTCCTCTGAGCagccagcattcttgctggaagCAACAGGGCACATGGAGGTGCCCTCAATCCTCAGCAAAGACCTGGAGCTTAAGGGCAGCTCTGCATCTCAGCCAAATACACTCTCAGAGCAGGGGATAGCAGGCAGGCCTGGTCTGGGAGGCCTGGACGGACTGTGAAGAGAAGTGGGCCTGGAAATGCTGGCAGGCCTCAGGGGCCTCACGTGGATGCAGCTTTCTCTGCTTGTGGCCCTGGGCCCAGCTCCAGCTCCTGCTGCTCCCGCTCACACTGCTCCCGCTCCTGGTGatcctgctgctgcagctgcctcTCAATCTCCTCAGGCACCTGCACCTCCAGCAGGTTCTCCAGGCCGCGCTCTGGCTCATCCCCAATAAGTACCTGCCAGCAGGGGAGGCATGTGGGGAGCTGACTGGCATACCTTGgatgcccacccctcccccaaccctgcacCCACCTGGATGAGTTTCTCACAAGTCACCCGCACATCAGGCTCAGGCTCCCAGCTGTGCAGCTCTCGCAGGATCAAGTAGGCTCCCTGGTCCCTCACCTGCTTCCGACCAGGTGCTGTGGCTGTCAGCTGGAAGAGGGCAGAGGGTACCCAGGCGTCAGTgtgctaatgtgtgtgtgtgtgtgtggtgggggggggtgACATTAATGAAGCAGGATCCCTGCTCACCAGCATGATGGTCTCAATTAGCATCTTGCGGATGTCAGCGTCAGGCTCTCGCTGCTTGTCTGGTGGCAGGTACTGCAGATCAATAGGCAGCCCTAGGGGTGAATTTGTGAGTCAGTGGGTCTCCATGCTGGCCTCTGGGCCACTAGGCAGGACCCTGCCATTGTAAGGCTCATCTGTGCTCAGCAACTCTCTGCTGGAAGGTTTCAGAAGGGCCCTGATCTGGACACCTCCTTCTGCCTCTCCCCTACCGGCCCCCTCTCCTGTTAAACCAACCCTGAGGCTCGACCCTAGCCACTCACGCTCCATCTCTTCCTCAGAGAAGTCTTCAGGCCCAGCCAGGGGCAGTAGCAAGAAGGGGAGAATGTCCACCTCGGGCCCAAGCAACCATTCATGATGTCCTGGGGAGAAACAGGAATGCAGGCCTGTCCAGAGGGGCCCCAGAGAACAGCCTATTCCCCCCATAAGGCAGCATCCCCACCACGACTCACGGTGCTCGAAGCAGCAATTTCGCAGTGTTCCCACCACCCCGCCCCTGCGCACCGAGGAGTCCGGGTATTGGGTAAGGGTCAGCAGCCGCTGGACAACGCACCTGGAGGGAAGGGCCACTCAGTGCCGTCCCTGTGCACTTCCAACCTCTCCCCGCGAGCGCCCGGGGCTTCACCTGTTGCGGTCCAGCAGAAAAGCGCGGGTCGCGGGACGTTGGCTGAGGTTGGACAGCACTGGTCCCAAGTAGTGCAAGGGCGCGCGAGCGTTGTAGCCCGGAGTGCACAGCGCGCGCACCAGCCGCTCCAGGCCCGACTCTCCCGGTTCTGTGGCCGCCAGAGCCTCTGTCAGCGCAGCGCACGGCACCGGCTCGCGGCTGAGGTTAGCCAGCACGGCGGCCGCTTCCTCGGCCCAGGGCCAGTGTGGGTCCAACGCGCAGCCCAGCAGGCGGACAGGCAGTCTGGGCTCGGCCGCCAGCAGCGGCTTGTGCAGGCCGGGGTCGGCAGCCAGGTTGACTAGCGCGCGAGCGGCGTCTCGGGCTGGGGCGGGAGGAGGGGCCACCGCCAGCTCGACCAGCGCCTGCAGCAGTGCCGCCTGGCCAGCCAGCAGCGTGCGCCCCGGCCCCGAGCCAGTCAGCGCCAGCACATGctgcgccgccgccgcctgcAGGTCAGCCCGCTCCCCGAGCGCCAGGAAGGGCAGCAGCTTCGCCGCCTCCGCCTTCGGGCTGGTCTCCGCCATCGGCAACCCTACCGGAGCTAGGCCGTCGGCCGACGAACCCCTGTCCCCCGCGTCCTCCCCCATGCAGGTCGGTGAGCTCGGGGAAGCACACACCCAGGCCGGGAACCTCACACCCAGGCGGCCCCGCCCACCAGGTAGCGGAAGCTGCAGTAACCAATCCGAGGCCAAGACTCTACCCAAGGGGCGGGACCTGCGCGCAGAGGCGGGGCCACGTCTCGGCCCGGGGGATTGTGGGATTGGATGCCGCCCGGAAGCGGCCTCGGGCCCTCGGTGAGCATGACAGCCGCTGGAGGAATAACAGCGGCCTTTTGGGGGCTCCTGCCGGCCCCCTCATAGCGTACGTTGATTCTCTTCCTTCGTGGGATTGGCAGAGATCTGTTTTCTCTGGAAGAAAAGCATGATCAGTTACAGTGATTGACTTTCTAGTGCATTCCTGACATAATTTCCGTTTGGTCACGATATATATTTTCGTTTTTGTTTATGGTTGTATTCAATTTGCTGAagttttgtttagaatttttgcatctctgCCCATGAGGAATATTggtttgtagttttattttctcGTGATGTCTTCACCTCGTGTTGAGTAATGCTGGCCTCAGAAGGATTGgagaaaatattctttccttatgaaTTTTACGTTAGAGTTTGTCAACCTAACATTGCGTGCGTAGGTGCTAGTCGCCCAGTCGTATCCCATGctttgttgaccccatggactgccaggttcctttgtccgtggaattttccaggcaagaatactggagtgaattgccgtttccttctccaggggatcttcttgacggAGGGATTGAGCcaatgtctctttcatctcctgcattagaagatggattcattaccactgtgccacctgggaattaaACCTAATGTTACTTCTCCATAAATGTTCAGTGAagcctgaaattttctttttgggAAGGTTTTTTAACTACTAACTCAATTCATTTAATAGAAATATGGCCATTCAAGTTGTCCTTTTCTTCTTGGGTTACTTTTGGTAGTTTGtgtgttttaattaattaatccaCTTCATCTAAATTATTGTCATAAGGTTTTTCATAATACTTCCTTATCCTTTTACTGTGTGTATGCTCTGTCATGGTGCCACCTCTCTCATCCTTTATGTTGATAATTTgtgtctcctttctccttttgtcttgcCAGGGGTTTATCTGTTTTGTTGATCCTAAAGAACTGCCTTTTggattaattttattgttttctttttcaagtttattaatttctactttggcctttttcctttcttctgcttacttCAGGCTTAATTTGCTGTTCTTTTTCTATTGTCTTAAGGTAGAAGCTGGGGTCACTAATTGGAAACCTTACTTTTCTCATGTAGGGGTTCCCCCCCGCCATTTGTTACCTGACTCTTGAGTTATTTGTTATGTGCATTACTTTTCCACAGCTATATGCCCCTTAATAGGTGGATATTACTTTTGTTTCACACTAAGGGTTAGGATGAAGCCTCAAGGGGCTGTAGCGCCCAAGACAACCAGTTGCAGGGAACAGTGTGCCCCTCAAGTCAGCAGGTCAGAAGGTGCAGGAGCCTTAGACCAATAGGAAGAGACTTCATAGCCTCAGTCCCAACCTCAACTTTCGTGAACGTCCCTTGGAAACTGAGGAAGAGGGTGGACGAGTCCAAGGAAGAGCTGCCTCTCCAAGGCAACCACACAGATCCTAGGCAGAAGAGTTGAAATTTTCTTAAGATGTGGAATTAAAATATCATGGATAATCTAGATAAATGATGCCCTCTGGTGGGTACTTTTGACTGAAGCAAAAATGTGCACCTTCAGGACCCGTGCTTTGAATGATTCAAGGAAGACTTTACAGATCACcaggttcagtcgctaagtcgtgtctgactctgttactccatggactgtagcacgccaggcttccctgttctccaccatctcctggagtttgctcaaactcctgtccactgaCTCAGTgttactatctaaccatctcatcctctgttgcccccttctcctgccctcaatctttcccagcatcagggtattttccagcgAGTTGGCTCCCTGctttaggtggtcaaagtattggagcttcagcttcagtatcagtccttccaatgaatattcagggttgatttccttaagaattcACCAGTAGGGAGCCTTAACTATTCCTAAGATGAATTAAAAGATCCGAAGTCTTTAGAAGTGATTTAAAGTTAAAGGAAACCCCATATAGCATTGACCCATAGACCTCAGTTGGATTCCCAGATAACCCCAGTTACCCCAGTACCTGTGTGTCACCTCTTGTGCCTTTCAGGCAGGAACAGCTCTTCAAGCCCTTGATACAGACCCCCAGCCAGCTGTTGTGGAGCACGTTCCTTGATCTACATGTGTCTGGTTGCCTCCTGACTAGACTCAGGTTGTATCTTTCTGGCAGGACTGCTCTGGAGGAGATGCTGGGTTCTTTTCTTGTCCAATCGGGTAGCATGGCTTTGGTCTGTTGGAGAGGCTTGTCTTGATCACTTAAGGTGGAGTGGCCCAAGCTTCTTCCCTGTCAAGTTACTCTTTTCTTTTGGTATATAATAAGTATTTTATGGGAGGATACTTTGAGGCTGTGTGAACACGCTGTTTTTCAAACAACTTTCGCTCCCTAGTTTTTGCATGTACtgtttttttctctgaattatttaTTACCATGATGGTTGCCAAGTGgctgttttctaattttatcacTTATTGTAGGGAAAAAAGCTTTCTCTTTACCTATATCAAAGAGGACACATGTATTCCTAGTTTATTCAAAGAAATATACTACTTTTACTGTCATTATTTTGATCCTCAGGTTGTCCTCATTTTGGTCAGTGGAAGCCCCTTCAAGGAggtttctgtgttttttaaaatagctttatttgaAATCAAACAGGACCCTGTAGGGCCTTCCTAGGGGGAGAGACCCCCTCCCCCACTGGAATGTCCCCCACCTCTGTAGAAGAGCTTTAGCCTCCTAGGCCTTCCCCAGGTTCCAGTGAGCAAAattatcagagaagtgagaagatgCAAAGACAAaagcagtcaagcaagacaaagtaGTAATAGTTTAGCCATAAAACAAAGGCAAGGACTTCTACACAAAGGCTGGAAGTAATAACTCCTGAGCAATAGCCATGGAGTGGTTTTGCAGATACCAAAACCCCCTGCTGGTGGGAGACGTTAACTGCATGCTGACCACCAGCACTTAGTCCCCAGACCAACTGGAACCTGAAAATTGATAAGGCTGCCTGCAGTGACCCCACCCGCTTACCTCACTATCAGCCAGTCAAAGAACCGTGCGCAAGATAATCATGAAACCCATGACGTTCTTCCTCACACTGTCTTTAAAACCTTCGCCTGAAAGCCTAGGGGAGCTCGGATCTTTTGAACGTGAGCTGCCTGTTCTCCCTGATGGGTACCTGCCCGAACACTACACCCTCCTCGCCACAACCCAGTGTTCGCAGGTGGCTTCCTGTGCATCAGGGGGCAGAAGTAGTTCCATCTGGTTatgtattgagatataattcaacatgtcattccatggacagagagaagagcctagtgagctatggtccatggagtggcagagtcagacaagactgtgtcctactgagtgactaacacatgtgAGATAAAATCAACATACCATAACATCATACATTTAAATTCCATGGTTTGTGGTGTATTAACTTTTGTAAATAGTTGTAATACACATATCACAAAATTGacatttaactttaatttttattttgggccGTACcgcacggcttgtgggatcttagttcctttaacagggattgaacccttttacccttggcagtgagagagcagagtcctagccagtggaccaccagaatTCCCATTTTGTAAAGCATTTATTGCCTCTCTAGTTTGAACCATAGAGACACCAGTAGAAGCAGACTATCAAGGGCTTCCCAATCCTTGTTTTAGGGGGCACAGTTCCTCTTTATAAAAACATCGTGTGTGTCTATGTttttcagttgtgtatgactctttgcaacccaatggactgtagcctgccaggctcttctgcctatggaattctccaggcaagaatactggagtgagttgccactcccttcttcaggggatcttcccaacactgtaatctcccacactgtgggcagattctttcccatctaagccactagggaagccccaaaatgaaagtgttagtcactcagttgtgtctgactctttttgatcccatggattgtagccggctaggctcctctgtccacggaattctctaggcaagtgtactggagtggatagccattcccttctccagaggatcttcccaacccaggaactgaactggggtctcctgcattgcaggcagattctttgccatctgagcccctAAGTAACATCACGTACTGAAAAACATCAAGAGCTGCCCACCGGAAGCCCCATAACAAGACCCCACACAGGTAGGGGTTTGTGAGGAAGGTGTGAGCAACCAATTTTAACCACAAAACCGTTGAGAAGGAACGTCAAAAGTCAGAGGCTGATGGTGCAGGAAAGAAGTCGTTGCTCAGGCCTCCCAGCAGCAGGATGTGCGCACTGGCCCTTCACACGAGCTGTCCCGACAGCCAGTGCACACGTGGGCccagcgggggctgggcagggccctGTGAGgtcatggcagtgcaggagaAAGCTGAGGCCCTCTGAGACCCTGCACCTTCCAGACAAGGTCCATCTCCTGGTGACTGAGGGGAAAGATCCACAGGACACATTGCCCCTTTACTGCTTTGTGGGTAAAGCATGCGGGGCCCCTTCATCAATCTTCTCCTTTCCAGCCTAGAGGTAGCAAAGCTCCGACCACTCCTGGTTTCATCTGCATCGAACGACTACAGGTTCCCCCATACACATCTGCCACCACCCagaccttcccctctccccagcctaCCTATTGGTATCTCCTGCCCATCCTGACCCCAGTAACTAAGGTTGCTGAGTGCCTGAGCAGGGACATGCCCGTGCTATGCGTTCCTTCTCTGGGCAGACAAACGCACCCCCACCAGGAACACTGTTCAACATGAGCCCAGCCCAGATCCTGTCCCACCCGACCCCACCAGGCCCCTACACATGCCTCACACATGCAACTGGCCACCAGCAGGTTCACCACACACCAGACCCCCTGCCCACCTCAGTGGCCCCCAAAGGTGAAGGTGGCATCCAGTGTGTGGGTTGTGGCCTCTGGACTTTATTCCAGCCCTGAGCCTTAGCTGGGGCAAACATCCAGCTGGAGAGCTGTGTCTTGACTCCATgctggagggaagggggaggcagggccaggccaAGGCCACTCGCTGGGTCAGTGGTAGCTGTCAGGGTTGGTGTCATCTGGCAGAAAGTAGCGCTGCAGGGCAGGCTGCAGGAGCCGAGGGGGCAGCGGACGGGCAGACCTGGGCCAGTTTGGGGGGAAAGGCTGCAGTTCCACCCGAGGCAGTGGCAGCTTCAGTATGCGGATGGTGCCGTCCAGGGAGCGGTCCACCCAGAGCCGGGACAGCATTCGGCCTGGGGGGCCGGCAGGATGGTGAGACCGTGGTATGGGGTGGATGCTCGGTGGGAACTGGGCTGGGCCGGGGTCCGATTTCCATCCCTGACCCCACTCACCCCTCAGTCTCATGGGAGGCCTCTGGACCCTGGCCTCCTGAAGCCGGAGGATGCGGTCGTGCCTGTCGGGTGGGAAGGTGGGCTTGGCTGAGCTAGTGCCTCAGCCACCCTACACAGGCTCTGCCCCAGCCTCACCCTGGAGCCCATGGCCTGCTCACCGGGGATCCAGGGACTGTGGAACCACCATGCCACAGACCtgcgggggcggggcagggcctgggggtgggctgTAGGGCTCCTCGGACAGGGGCCCCTGCTGCCGAATGCGCTGCTGCTCACAAAAGAAGTTGAGTGCATCAATGGGCCCCAGGTCCAGCATTTTGGACTGTGACCAGAACATCTGCGCCAGGGGCAGCATCTCATGGGGTGTCATCTCACGCGGCGGCATCTCATGGGGCAGTATGGCAGGTGCAGAGGACCGCAAGACCTCAGGCTGGAGGCAGAAGCGCATCAGGGTCTCCGACAGCGCACGTTGGGTCCGCGCAAAGTGCAGCTGTGCCAGTGTCTGCTGGGTTTGGGGCTCCAGGGTGGTCAAGTCTGATACCCCCGGTGAGACCACCAGAGAGGGTGTCTGGGAGATGTTGGAGGATGTCACAGAGACGTGACCAGCTGCCCCAGAGAGCATCGAGATCTGCGACAGGGCCTCTTTAGAAGGGGGGTGAAGTCCTGAGGTCTCTGAGACCTTGGGCAGCACCTCTGACAACTTGGCTACAGACAGCTGCAAGGTCTCCTTCTGCAGGAGAGACAGCTAGGGGAGGGTGCATCAGGGTCCAAGGCAGAGACcccaccttcccctcctcctggggaGGTACAGGAAGATCCTGGGAGACAGGGACAGGGTAGGGGAGCACGGAGGAGGCACAGAGTGGGAGTAGGGAGAGGAGCCCGCTGGCCTCACCTGGTTCCCTCCTCCGCCCCCCTGGACTTGGGGAAAGCCTGGGGAGAAGACAAGAGGCTCCATGGGCAGGCTGCCCAGCCCTACCCCCACCTGGCCCACCCAGACCTGCAGCTGCTGTATCATTTCCTCCAGCTTCTGGCAGCAGCACCTGCGCAGTGTGGCCTTGGACTCGGGGTCTGGGCCCTGGACCCAGGTCATCATTTCCTTGAACAGGAAGCCCTGCGGGTCCTGAAGGCCGAGTCCGTCCAGCAGTTTCCTGAGCTCCGGCCTGCAGCAGGTATGGGAGGTTTGTGCGTGGCCTCCCACAGCGGAGAGGGCCAGCGGGAGCAGGACTCACCGGCAGGGGGCTGGCGAGTAGAGGAAGTAGGACATCAGCTCCAGCACCACCTCGCGGGACTCCAGGGAGCACGCCAGGAGCAGCTGCAGCGCCAGCATCACAAACTGCTTCTGGACCGGGTCCTGAGCGCAGGTGGAGAGCAAGATCAGTGCCCTGCgcccagggcagggtggggccGGCTGGGGGCGAGGCACTCACCTGCAGGCTGGGGGGCTGCTCCAGGTTGAGCAAGTGCAGGAGAGTGCCCTGCAGCCGGCTACAGAACTC
This sequence is a window from Ovis canadensis isolate MfBH-ARS-UI-01 breed Bighorn chromosome 9, ARS-UI_OviCan_v2, whole genome shotgun sequence. Protein-coding genes within it:
- the HGH1 gene encoding protein HGH1 homolog, with product MGEDAGDRGSSADGLAPVGLPMAETSPKAEAAKLLPFLALGERADLQAAAAQHVLALTGSGPGRTLLAGQAALLQALVELAVAPPPAPARDAARALVNLAADPGLHKPLLAAEPRLPVRLLGCALDPHWPWAEEAAAVLANLSREPVPCAALTEALAATEPGESGLERLVRALCTPGYNARAPLHYLGPVLSNLSQRPATRAFLLDRNRCVVQRLLTLTQYPDSSVRRGGVVGTLRNCCFEHRHHEWLLGPEVDILPFLLLPLAGPEDFSEEEMERLPIDLQYLPPDKQREPDADIRKMLIETIMLLTATAPGRKQVRDQGAYLILRELHSWEPEPDVRVTCEKLIQVLIGDEPERGLENLLEVQVPEEIERQLQQQDHQEREQCEREQQELELGPGPQAEKAAST